The following coding sequences lie in one Vicugna pacos chromosome 5, VicPac4, whole genome shotgun sequence genomic window:
- the SLC16A14 gene encoding monocarboxylate transporter 14 isoform X2 yields MYTSHEDIGYDFEDDPKDKKTLKPHPNIDGGWAWMMVLSSFFVHILIMGSQMALGVLNVEWLEEFHQSRGLTAWVSSLSMGVTLIVGPFIGLFINTCGCRRTAIVGGLLNSLGWVLSAYAANVHCLFITFGVAAGFGSGMAYLPAVVMVGRYFQKRRALAQGLSTTGTGFGTFLMTVLLKYLCAEYGWRNAMFIQGAVSLNLCVCGALMRPLSPGLDGEDPGGKEPHVLRAHSTESVGSSGQMGGAQEKGGGPGTEDAVGEAAAQARPGTAALGKDMCTLRVLKAVSQLTVRVRRGFRDWYSGYFGAASLFTNRMFVAFIFWALFAYSSFVIPFIHLPEIVNLYNLSEQNDVFPLTSIIAIVHIFGKVILGVVADLPCISVWNVFLMANFTLVLSIFILPLMHTYAGLAVICALIGFSSGYFSLMPVVTEDLVGIEHLANAYGIIICANGISALLGPPFAGWIYDITQKYDFSFYICGLLYMVGILFLLVQPCIQIIEQSRKKYMDGANV; encoded by the exons ATGTATACAAGTCATGAAGACATTGGGTATGATTTTGAAGATGACCCCAAGGATAAGAAGACACTTAAACCCCACCCAAACATTGATGGCGGATGGGCTTGGATGATggtcctttcctctttctttgtgcACATCCTCATCATGGGCTCCCAGATGGCCCTGGGAGTCCTCAACGTGGAGTGGCTTGAAGAGTTCCATCAGAGCCGCGGCCTGACGGCGTGGGTCAGCTCCCTCAGCATGGGCGTCACCTTGATCGTGG GACCTTTCATCGGCTTGTTCATCAACACGTGCGGGTGCCGCCGGACGGCGATCGTCGGAGGGCTGCTGAACTCGCTGGGCTGGGTGCTGAGCGCCTACGCTGCTAACGTGCACTGCCTCTTCATTACCTTCGGAGTCGCAGCTG GCTTCGGCAGCGGGATGGCCTACCTGCCGGCCGTGGTCATGGTGGGGAGGTACTTCCAGAAGAGGCGCGCGCTGGCCCAGGGCCTCAGCACCACCGGGACCGGGTTCGGCACGTTCCTCATGACGGTGCTGCTGAAGTACCTGTGCGCGGAGTACGGCTGGCGGAACGCCATGTTCATCCAAGGCGCCGTCTCCCTGAACCTGTGTGTCTGCGGCGCGCTCATGCGGCCCCTCTCTCCTGGGCTGGACGGAGAGGACCCGGGAGGGAAAGAGCCGCACGTCCTCCGGGCTCACTCCACGGAATCGGTCGGGTCCAGCGGGCAGATGGGCGGAGCGCAAGAGAAGGGTGGCGGCCCGGGCACCGAGGACGCCGTCGGGGAGGCGGCAGCGCAGGCGCGCCCGGGGACGGCGGCGCTCGGAAAGGACATGTGCACCCTGCGGGTCCTGAAGGCGGTGAGCCAGCTGACCGTGAGGGTCCGCAGGGGCTTCCGGGACTGGTACTCCGGCTACTTCGGGGCCGCTTCGCTCTTTACTAATCGGATGTTCGTCGCCTTCATTTTCTGGGCTCTGTTTGCCTACAGCAGCTTTGTCATCCCTTTCATTCACCTCCCCGAAATAGTCAACTTGTATAATTTATCGGAGCAAAACGATGTTTTCCCTCTGACTTCGATTATAGCAATAGTCCATATCTTTGGGAAAGTGATCCTGGGCGTTGTGGCCGACCTGCCGTGCATCAGCGTCTGGAATGTCTTCCTGATGGCCAACTTCACCCTGGTCCTCAGTATTTTCATTCTGCCCCTGATGCACACGTACGCTGGCCTGGCGGTCATCTGCGCCCTGATAGGGTTTTCCAGCGGTTACTTCTCCCTGATGCCCGTGGTGACTGAAGACTTGGTGGGGATTGAGCACCTGGCCAACGCCTACGGCATCATCATCTGTGCTAACGGCATCTCCGCCTTGCTGGGACCGCCTTTTGCAG
- the SLC16A14 gene encoding monocarboxylate transporter 14 isoform X1, with translation MYFRNSWKMYTSHEDIGYDFEDDPKDKKTLKPHPNIDGGWAWMMVLSSFFVHILIMGSQMALGVLNVEWLEEFHQSRGLTAWVSSLSMGVTLIVGPFIGLFINTCGCRRTAIVGGLLNSLGWVLSAYAANVHCLFITFGVAAGFGSGMAYLPAVVMVGRYFQKRRALAQGLSTTGTGFGTFLMTVLLKYLCAEYGWRNAMFIQGAVSLNLCVCGALMRPLSPGLDGEDPGGKEPHVLRAHSTESVGSSGQMGGAQEKGGGPGTEDAVGEAAAQARPGTAALGKDMCTLRVLKAVSQLTVRVRRGFRDWYSGYFGAASLFTNRMFVAFIFWALFAYSSFVIPFIHLPEIVNLYNLSEQNDVFPLTSIIAIVHIFGKVILGVVADLPCISVWNVFLMANFTLVLSIFILPLMHTYAGLAVICALIGFSSGYFSLMPVVTEDLVGIEHLANAYGIIICANGISALLGPPFAGWIYDITQKYDFSFYICGLLYMVGILFLLVQPCIQIIEQSRKKYMDGANV, from the exons ATGTATTTCAGAAACTCTTGGAAAATGTATACAAGTCATGAAGACATTGGGTATGATTTTGAAGATGACCCCAAGGATAAGAAGACACTTAAACCCCACCCAAACATTGATGGCGGATGGGCTTGGATGATggtcctttcctctttctttgtgcACATCCTCATCATGGGCTCCCAGATGGCCCTGGGAGTCCTCAACGTGGAGTGGCTTGAAGAGTTCCATCAGAGCCGCGGCCTGACGGCGTGGGTCAGCTCCCTCAGCATGGGCGTCACCTTGATCGTGG GACCTTTCATCGGCTTGTTCATCAACACGTGCGGGTGCCGCCGGACGGCGATCGTCGGAGGGCTGCTGAACTCGCTGGGCTGGGTGCTGAGCGCCTACGCTGCTAACGTGCACTGCCTCTTCATTACCTTCGGAGTCGCAGCTG GCTTCGGCAGCGGGATGGCCTACCTGCCGGCCGTGGTCATGGTGGGGAGGTACTTCCAGAAGAGGCGCGCGCTGGCCCAGGGCCTCAGCACCACCGGGACCGGGTTCGGCACGTTCCTCATGACGGTGCTGCTGAAGTACCTGTGCGCGGAGTACGGCTGGCGGAACGCCATGTTCATCCAAGGCGCCGTCTCCCTGAACCTGTGTGTCTGCGGCGCGCTCATGCGGCCCCTCTCTCCTGGGCTGGACGGAGAGGACCCGGGAGGGAAAGAGCCGCACGTCCTCCGGGCTCACTCCACGGAATCGGTCGGGTCCAGCGGGCAGATGGGCGGAGCGCAAGAGAAGGGTGGCGGCCCGGGCACCGAGGACGCCGTCGGGGAGGCGGCAGCGCAGGCGCGCCCGGGGACGGCGGCGCTCGGAAAGGACATGTGCACCCTGCGGGTCCTGAAGGCGGTGAGCCAGCTGACCGTGAGGGTCCGCAGGGGCTTCCGGGACTGGTACTCCGGCTACTTCGGGGCCGCTTCGCTCTTTACTAATCGGATGTTCGTCGCCTTCATTTTCTGGGCTCTGTTTGCCTACAGCAGCTTTGTCATCCCTTTCATTCACCTCCCCGAAATAGTCAACTTGTATAATTTATCGGAGCAAAACGATGTTTTCCCTCTGACTTCGATTATAGCAATAGTCCATATCTTTGGGAAAGTGATCCTGGGCGTTGTGGCCGACCTGCCGTGCATCAGCGTCTGGAATGTCTTCCTGATGGCCAACTTCACCCTGGTCCTCAGTATTTTCATTCTGCCCCTGATGCACACGTACGCTGGCCTGGCGGTCATCTGCGCCCTGATAGGGTTTTCCAGCGGTTACTTCTCCCTGATGCCCGTGGTGACTGAAGACTTGGTGGGGATTGAGCACCTGGCCAACGCCTACGGCATCATCATCTGTGCTAACGGCATCTCCGCCTTGCTGGGACCGCCTTTTGCAG